In Oscillospiraceae bacterium, the genomic window AGGCAGGCGTGCGGCAGATCTTTTGAAAAAAGTTGAAATTGGGTGTTGACAAAGGTCGTACTCTGTGATAAACTAGCCAAGTCGGGAGCGAAAGCCCGATGCAAAATGGACGTATGGCCCGTTGGTCAAGCGGTTAAGACAGAGGCCTCTCACGCCTTTAACATCGGTTCGATTCCGGTACGGGTCACCATTTTATAGTAGTAAAACGGCTGTGTGCCGTTTTATATAGATGCCTCTTTAGCTCAGTCGGTTAGAGCACCTGACTGTTAATCAGGGTGTCGCCTGTTCGAGTCAGGCAAGAGGCGCCAGCAAAGCGATGGAAGTTTTCCATCGCTTTTTTCTTTTTCTCTGGCTGCTTTTGTTGACAGAAAAAGCGGGGCGGGATATACTGAAAGCAATGAAAAACGTGGAAAGAACTCCTTCTGTCATCGCTGCGCGATGCCGCCTCCCTCTCAGAGGGAGGCTCTGGCGCTGCGGAGAGGTCCTTGGCGCTCCCTTTGGGAGAGCAGTCACCGCAGGTGACTGAGAAGGCAAGGCTCCCTCCCAGAGGGAGCTGGCAAGTCCGTCAGGGCTTGACGGAGGGAGTTCTCATTCAAAAGGAGAAAACCATGAAAAAAGTGATTCTGACGGGCGACCGCCCGACCGGACGTCTGCATGTGGGCCACTACGTCGGCTCCCTGAAGGAGCGCGTGCGCCTGCAGAACTCCGGCGAGTACGATGAGATCTATGTGATGATCGCCGACGCACAGGCCCTGACCGACAACGCCGACAACCCGGAGAAGGTGCGCCAGAACATCCTGCAGGTGGCACTGGACTACCTGGCCTGCGGCATCGACCCGGCCAAGACCCACATCTTTATCCAGTCCATGGTGCCGGAGCTGACGGAACTGAGCTTCTATTATATGAATCTGGTCACCGTGAGCCGCCTGCAGCGCAACCCCACCGTGAAGAGCGAGATCCAGATGCGCAACTTCGAGACCAGCATCCCGGTGGGCTTCTTCTGCTACCCCATCAGCCAGGCGGCCGACATCACCGCCTTCAAGGCCACCACGGTGCCCGCCGGTGAGGACCAGAAGCCCATGATCGAGCAGTGCTGCGAGATCGTGCACAAGTTCAACTCCGTGTACGGCGACACACTGGTGGAGCCGGAGATCGTTCTGCCCCAGAATGCTGCCTGCCTGCGCCTGCCCGGCATTGACGGCAAGGCCAAGATGAGCAAGAGCCTGGGCAACTGCATCTATCTGTCGGAGGAGCCGGAGGACATCAAGAAGAAGGTCATGTCCATGTATACCGACCCCAACCACCTGCGGGTCCAGGACCCCGGCCAGGTGGAGGGCAACCCGGTGTTCATCTATCTGGACGCCTTCTGCCGCCCGGAGCACTTTGCCCAGTTCTGGCCGGAGTACCAGAATCTGGATGAGGTCAAGGCCCACTACCAGCGCGGCGGCTTGGGCGATGTGAAGGTGAAGAAGTTCCTGAACAGCGTCATGCAGGCAGAGCTGGAGCCCATCCGCACCCGCCGCAAGGAGTGGGAGCAGCGCCTGCCGGAAGTGGTGGAGATCCTGAAGGAGGGCAGCGCCTACGCCGAAAAGACCGCCGCCGCCACCCTGGCCGACGTGCGCCGTTCCATGCGCATCGACTACTTTGACAACGACAATCTGCTGAAATAAAACGCGAAAGGGGCTGTTACACGGGGCTGCTGTGTGACAGCCCCTTTTTGCAAGAAAGGAGTGTTTTTATGCATCAGGCATCCGATGCACGTTATTCCTCCATGCCGTACCACCGCTGCGGTAAGAGCGGCCTGCTGCTGCCCGCCGTCTCGCTGGGGTTCTGGCACAATTTTGGTGACACGGGCCGCTATGAGACCATGAAGCAGCTCTGCTTCACCGCCTTCGACCACGGCATCACCCACTTCGACCTGGCCAACAACTACGGTCCGGAGCCGGGCAGCGCCGAGAAGAATCTGGGCCGCATCCTGCACGAGAACTTCATGCCCTACCGGGATGAGCTCATCATCAGCACCAAGGCAGGGTATACCATGTGGGACGGCCCCTATGGTGACTGGGGCAGCCGCAAGTATCTGCTGGCCAGCCTGGACCAGAGCCTGCAGCGGCTGGGGCTGGACTATGTGGACATCTACTACCACCACCGCATGGACCCCAACACCCCGCTGGAAGAGACCATGGGTGCGCTGGCGACCGCCGTGCAGAGCGGCAAGGCCATCTACGCGGGCCTGTCCAACTACAACGGCGAAACGCTGGAAAAGGCCACGGCCATCCTGAATGAGCTGCATGTGCCCTTCGTCATCAACCAGAACCGCTACTCCATCTTTGACCGCACCATCGAGAAAAACGGCCTGAAGGAGACGGCCAACCGTCTGGGCAAGGGCATCATTGCCTTCAGCCCGCTGGCACAGGGCCTGCTCACCGACCGGTATCTGCACGGCATCCCGGCCGACAGCCGGGTGCGCACCGACGGCCGGTTCCTGAAGGAAAGCGCCCTCACCGAGGAAAAACTGGCGCAGATCCGTGCCCTGAACGAGATCGCTGCCGCCCGCGGCCAGACCCTGGCCGAGATGGCGCTGGCCTGGATCCTGAAGGACGGGCAGGTGACCAGTGTGCTGATCGGTGCATCCCGCCCGGAGCAGATCCTGGACAACATCAAGGCGCTGGACAACACCACCTTTACCGCCGAAGAGCTGGAGGCCATCGACCGCGCTTCTGGCTACGGCAAGGAGTGAGCATATGACAAAAACTGTCTGGATCACCGGCGCAAGCTCCGGCATTGGCCGGGAGTTTGCCCGCCGTTACGCGGCCATGGGCTGCCGTCTCATCCTCACCGCCCGCCGGGCTGACCGGCTGACGGCATTGGCAGAGGAACTGAATGACGCCCACGGCACCGTGTGCCGCATCCTGCCCGCCGACCTTGCCGACCGGGCGGACTGCGACCGCCTGTGCGCGGAGCTGGCAGGGGAGCGCATCGACATCTTCATCAACAACGCGGGTTTTGGCGTCTGCGGGAGCCTGCTGGAGACCGACCCCGCCAAAGAGGAAGAGATGGTGCAGGTGAACGTGGCCGCTATGCGGCGGCTGTTCCAGTTTATGCTGCGCCGGATGCAGGCGCAGGGCGGCGGCACCATCCTGAATGTGGCATCCTCCGCGGGGCTGCTGCCCGGCGGGCCCTACATGGCGGGCTACTATGCCAGCAAGGCCTATGTGGTCAGCCTGACCCGGGGCGCGGCCCAGGAGCTGCGGGAAAAGCGCAGCCCGGTGTACGTCTGTGCCCTCTGTCCGGGGCCAGTGAACACCGAGTTCAACGACCGGGCCGGGGTGGTGTTCGCGCTCAAGGGCATCACGCCGGAGTTCTGCGTGGACGAGGCCATCCACGGTATGCTGCACCATAAGACCATCATCGTACCGTCGGCCTTTATGCGGCTGTGCACCTCGGCGCAGAAGCTGCTGCCCACGCCTCTTCTGATGCCCATCGTAGCCCGTCAGCAGAAAAAGAAACTGGGCTGACAGGCAAAGCGCACAAAACGCCTGTGGGGCTTTTGTGCAGGCTGCCGAACGCCTGCCCGGGGCAGGTAGGACGTCTGCCAAAATCAGGACATTTGCATGAAAAAACTTGCCGGAAAGCGAGAAATGCAGTAAAATTGTAGGACAAAATGCCTTGACACTGCCCACAAACCATGCTACCCTAGTATACAAGAGCGGCTGTGTGCCGGGGAGGGGAAAGGTGCCTTTCCCGGAGGGACAGGGCCGCGCAGAAGGTCCGCCTGCGTGAGGACAACAAAAAGAACTCTGAATCAGAAAAGGAGAGATCGTATCATGAAGATCGCAATCATCAACGAGAACAGCCAGGCCCCCAAGAACGGCATCATCGAAGCAGCCCTGAAGAAGGTCGTGGAGCCCATGGGCCATGAAGTGGTCAACTACGGCATGTACTCCGACGCTTCTCCCCGCCTGACCTATGTGCAGTGCGGCATTCTGGCTGCCATCCTGCTGAACAGCGGCGCCGCCGACTTCGTCATCACCGGCTGCGGCACCGGCGAGGGTGCCATGCTGGCCCTGAACAGCTTCCCCGGCGTGATCTGCGGCCATGTGGAGGATCCCGTGGATGCCTACACCTTTGCTCAGATCAACGACGGCAACGCCGTGTCCATGCCGTTTGCCAAGGGCTTCGGCTGGGGCGGTGAGCTGAACCTGGAGTACACCTTCGAGAAGCTGTTCGGCTTTGGCTTCGGCAAGGGCTACCCCGCTGACCGCGTGGAGGCCGAGCAGAGCAACAAGAAGATCCTGGACGGCGTGCGCGCCGTGGCCTTCAAGCCCCTCATCGAGATCCTGAAGGGCATTGATCAGGATCTGCTGAAGGGTGCCATTGCCGGTGAGCACTTCCAGGAGCAGTTCTTTGCAGACTGCAAGGATCCTGAGCTGGCTGCTTACGTCAAGACCCTGCTGTAAGGGCCGGAGACGAGGACACCATGCAGGGACTGTACCAACTCAATGCAACCATCACCCACTTTCTGGAGGGCTTTCTGGAAACAGCGGTGCCCATGATCGCAGGTCTGGCCGAAGTGGTCGGCCTGTTCATCATCATCACCAGCCTGGCCAAAGCCAGCTACCACTATGTGCGGGCGACCTTTTTCAACGACCACCACGACTTCCATCATGAAATGAGCAGCGGCCTGACCACCGCGCTGGAATTTCTGATGTCGGCCGAGATCGCTAAGACCTTCCTGCTGCAGAATCTGGAATCCGTCGTGCCGCTGGCAGCCACCTTCGCGCTGCGCGCCATGATGAGCCTGCTGCTGCATTGGGAGATGGAGGGCGGCCACCGCCCGGCCAATGCCAAGGGCGAAGAGGCTGGAGAAAAGGAATAACGGCAAAAAACAGTTGCCAAACTTTTGCGGTGCAGGGGACATCGACGTTGTGAAAAACGTAAAACCTTGAGAGGATCCCTTGACACTTGTGCACAAACGGTCTATACTCGTGCCATCGAAAGCAAAGGCGCTGACGGAAGCAATTCCGCCAGCGCCTTTTGTGTTTTCGGGTGGGTCTTGCCTTCGGGGGAAATAGAGGGTCCTCTGAGGGAAATGCATCGTTCCTGCGTGCATCCGGTACGGGGAACGGCACACGGCCGCAGGGGCTGGTGCCCTGGGCGTGTTCATCCTGTGGTTCTGCTGGTTCGGCTTCAACGGCGGCTCTTCCCTGAGCCTGTCCACCGACGCTTCCATGACCATGACCGGTCTGGTCTGCTTCAACACCAACCTGGCCGCTGCGGTGGCCACCTGCGTGACCATGATCTTTACCTGGGTGCGCTACGGCAAGCCCGATGTCATTGTGTCCAAGATCCGTGTGGATTCGGTGGTGGAAGCTGCCAAGAAGGCGCTGTACACCGGCCACATCGGCGATGGCAAGATCTTTGTCTACAACGTGACCCGCGTGGTCAAGATCCGCACCGGCGAAGAGGACTTTGCTGCGCTGCAGGACGTGGAGTAAGCTCCGCGGCATCTCCATGGGCCTTGGCATTGTGCCCACCCGGTTCACGGTGCCGGAGTTCCCGGCGGGGAATGACCGCGCTGGCAGAAATTTCACACCGGTGTCCCTTGATTTTTTGGGTCGGACGTGCTACAATCAGCGTAGTTTCATCCTGTTTAAAACGTTGATGCGGATAAACCGAGGTCCCGCGCTCCATGCCGCAGAGAGGGCTGCCCCGCAAGGGTGCTGCAAGCAGCCTGCCATGTGCCGGACTTCTACCACCGCAGAGTGCAGAGGCGAACCTCTGCCGGGTGTGCCCGTTACAGCACAGCGAGAGGCGCTGCCCGGGCCGGGCGGCGCAATTCGGGTGGAACCGTGGAACGCTGTGGACTTTTTCAGGCGCTTCATCCCGTTGGTAAATGCGGGATGAAGCGCTTTTTTGTTATCTGTTTTATCTGTCAAAGGAGAATGCAACCATGAAGATCATCTATAAGGACGGCCATGTGGACGAGTGCCCGCAGGACCAGGAACTGCACGTCATCCGCCATACCGCAGCCCACATCATGGCACAGGCCATCAAGCGCCTGTACCCGCAGGCGGACTTTGCCTTCGGCCCCGCCACCGAGAACGGCTTCTACTACGACGTCGATCTGGGCGACCAGAAGCTGAGCGACGAGGATCTGGCCAACATCGAAAAAGAGATGCGCAAGATCGTCAAGGAGAACCTGCCCATCAAGCCCTTCATCCTGCCCCGTGCCGAGGCCGTGAAGCTGATGGAAGAGCGCAAGGAGAACTACAAGATCGAGCACATGGCGGACCTGGCCGACGAGACCGAGTTCAGCTTCTTCCAGCAGGGCGAGTATGTGGATATGTGCATCGGACCTCACCTGACCTACACCAAGGCCCTGAAGGCCTTCAAGATCACCCAGCAGTCCGGCGCATACTGGAAGAACGACAAGGAAAACAAGATGCTGACCCGTATCAATGGTGTGGCTTTCCACAATCAGGAAGAGCTGGATGCCTGGGAGAAGGAGCAGCAGGAGGCCCGTGAGCGCGATCACCGCAAGATCGGCAAGGAGATGGGCCTGTTCATGACCGATGACCTGGTGGGCCGCGGCCTGCCTATGTTCCTGCCCGCAGGCTACACCGTCTGGCAGGAGCTGGAGAACTATATCAAGGCCAAGGAGCGTGCACGCGGCTACCTGCACGTCATGACCCCCTGCATCGGCACCGTGAACCTGTACAAGACCTCCGGCCACTGGGATCACTACCGTGAGAACATGTTCCCCGCCATGGAGATGGAGGGCGAGAGCTACGTCCTGCGCCCGATGAACTGCCCCCACCACATGATGATCTACGCAAATCATCCGCACTCTTACCGCGACCTGCCCATGCGCATCGGTGAAATCGCACACGACTTCCGTTACGAGTCCTCCGGCACCCTGAAGGGCATCGAGCGCGGCCGTCACTTCTGCCAGAACGATGCCCATCTGTTCTGCACCCCGGAGCAGATCAAGAGCGAAGTGGCCGACGTGTGCAACCTGATCTTTGAGACCTACAAGGACTTCAACATCACCGATTACCGCTGCGTGCTGAGCCTGCGTGACCCCGCCGACAAGAAGAAGTACCACGACGATGACGCCATGTGGAACCACGCCGAGAACGCTCTGCGTGAGGTGCTGACCGAGCTGGGCATCCACTTCACCGAGGAGATCGGCGAGGCTGCCTTCTACGGCCCGAAGCTGGACGTGAACGTCAAGCCCGCCGTGGGTGCCGAGTACACTCTGTCCACCTGCCAGCTGGACTTCTGCCTGCCGGCAAAGTTCCACCTGACCTATGTGGACAAGGACGGCACCGAAAAGACCCCTGTGGTGCTGCACCGCGCCATCCTGGGCTCTCTGGACCGCTTCATGGCCTACCTGATCGAGGAGACCAAGGGCAAGTTCCCCACCTGGCTGGCTCCCGTGCAGGTCAAGGTGCTGCCCGTGTCCGAAAAGACGCTGGACTACGCTCAGGATGTTACGGAGAAGCTGGTGGAGGCCGGTGTCCGCGTGGCACTGGACGACGACAACCAGAAGATCGGCTACAAGATCCGTGCCGCACAGCAGGTGGACCGTGTGCCCTACATGCTGGTGCTGGGTGCCAAGGAAGCCGAGGCCGGCAACATCTCGGTGCGTGACCGCAAGGGCGAGACCACCACGATGGAGCTGGATGCCTTCATTGCCAAGGTGACCGACGAGATCAAGAACCGCACCTACAACGCCTGATAAAGGCTCATAACAATGCAGAGGCCCCTGTTCCAACCGGAACAGGGGCCTCTGCTGCATTTATCGGAGAAAAATAGGAGAACGTCAGGCAATCTCGCTCTGGGTGCGCTGCACGCTCTTGACGGCCAGTGCCTTGGCGGGCTTCATCAGCAGCACGCACACGCCGTTGAAGGCCAGCGAGCCGAGGATGTAGGTGGCAAAGAACAGCGGC contains:
- a CDS encoding SDR family oxidoreductase; translated protein: MTKTVWITGASSGIGREFARRYAAMGCRLILTARRADRLTALAEELNDAHGTVCRILPADLADRADCDRLCAELAGERIDIFINNAGFGVCGSLLETDPAKEEEMVQVNVAAMRRLFQFMLRRMQAQGGGTILNVASSAGLLPGGPYMAGYYASKAYVVSLTRGAAQELREKRSPVYVCALCPGPVNTEFNDRAGVVFALKGITPEFCVDEAIHGMLHHKTIIVPSAFMRLCTSAQKLLPTPLLMPIVARQQKKKLG
- a CDS encoding DUF1622 domain-containing protein, encoding MQGLYQLNATITHFLEGFLETAVPMIAGLAEVVGLFIIITSLAKASYHYVRATFFNDHHDFHHEMSSGLTTALEFLMSAEIAKTFLLQNLESVVPLAATFALRAMMSLLLHWEMEGGHRPANAKGEEAGEKE
- a CDS encoding RpiB/LacA/LacB family sugar-phosphate isomerase produces the protein MKIAIINENSQAPKNGIIEAALKKVVEPMGHEVVNYGMYSDASPRLTYVQCGILAAILLNSGAADFVITGCGTGEGAMLALNSFPGVICGHVEDPVDAYTFAQINDGNAVSMPFAKGFGWGGELNLEYTFEKLFGFGFGKGYPADRVEAEQSNKKILDGVRAVAFKPLIEILKGIDQDLLKGAIAGEHFQEQFFADCKDPELAAYVKTLL
- the mgrA gene encoding L-glyceraldehyde 3-phosphate reductase, giving the protein MHQASDARYSSMPYHRCGKSGLLLPAVSLGFWHNFGDTGRYETMKQLCFTAFDHGITHFDLANNYGPEPGSAEKNLGRILHENFMPYRDELIISTKAGYTMWDGPYGDWGSRKYLLASLDQSLQRLGLDYVDIYYHHRMDPNTPLEETMGALATAVQSGKAIYAGLSNYNGETLEKATAILNELHVPFVINQNRYSIFDRTIEKNGLKETANRLGKGIIAFSPLAQGLLTDRYLHGIPADSRVRTDGRFLKESALTEEKLAQIRALNEIAAARGQTLAEMALAWILKDGQVTSVLIGASRPEQILDNIKALDNTTFTAEELEAIDRASGYGKE
- the trpS gene encoding tryptophan--tRNA ligase, whose protein sequence is MKKVILTGDRPTGRLHVGHYVGSLKERVRLQNSGEYDEIYVMIADAQALTDNADNPEKVRQNILQVALDYLACGIDPAKTHIFIQSMVPELTELSFYYMNLVTVSRLQRNPTVKSEIQMRNFETSIPVGFFCYPISQAADITAFKATTVPAGEDQKPMIEQCCEIVHKFNSVYGDTLVEPEIVLPQNAACLRLPGIDGKAKMSKSLGNCIYLSEEPEDIKKKVMSMYTDPNHLRVQDPGQVEGNPVFIYLDAFCRPEHFAQFWPEYQNLDEVKAHYQRGGLGDVKVKKFLNSVMQAELEPIRTRRKEWEQRLPEVVEILKEGSAYAEKTAAATLADVRRSMRIDYFDNDNLLK
- the thrS gene encoding threonine--tRNA ligase, with protein sequence MKIIYKDGHVDECPQDQELHVIRHTAAHIMAQAIKRLYPQADFAFGPATENGFYYDVDLGDQKLSDEDLANIEKEMRKIVKENLPIKPFILPRAEAVKLMEERKENYKIEHMADLADETEFSFFQQGEYVDMCIGPHLTYTKALKAFKITQQSGAYWKNDKENKMLTRINGVAFHNQEELDAWEKEQQEARERDHRKIGKEMGLFMTDDLVGRGLPMFLPAGYTVWQELENYIKAKERARGYLHVMTPCIGTVNLYKTSGHWDHYRENMFPAMEMEGESYVLRPMNCPHHMMIYANHPHSYRDLPMRIGEIAHDFRYESSGTLKGIERGRHFCQNDAHLFCTPEQIKSEVADVCNLIFETYKDFNITDYRCVLSLRDPADKKKYHDDDAMWNHAENALREVLTELGIHFTEEIGEAAFYGPKLDVNVKPAVGAEYTLSTCQLDFCLPAKFHLTYVDKDGTEKTPVVLHRAILGSLDRFMAYLIEETKGKFPTWLAPVQVKVLPVSEKTLDYAQDVTEKLVEAGVRVALDDDNQKIGYKIRAAQQVDRVPYMLVLGAKEAEAGNISVRDRKGETTTMELDAFIAKVTDEIKNRTYNA